One Nicotiana tomentosiformis chromosome 4, ASM39032v3, whole genome shotgun sequence genomic window carries:
- the LOC104102130 gene encoding pentatricopeptide repeat-containing protein At1g25360 — protein MKNAATAVKTSLQNQSDTRTIANFYAAQLQPLCREKKHASSAFALVRSIHGNMITSGFRPRSHILNRLIDIYCKNSGLVYAKRLFDRIPQPDVVARTTVIAAYSASGDPKLAREVFDKTPLSIRDTVCYNAMITGYSHNNDGHAAIKLFLDMRWKSFQPDEYTYTSVLAALALIADHEMHCGQLHCAVVKSGMAWVKCVVNALISVYVKCASSPIVSSVLLMDAASKLFYEMPERDDLSWTTIITGYVKNDDLDAARKVFDGMDEKLLVAWNAMISGYVHKGFIFEALDMLRKMHSAGLKPDEFTCTSILSACADAGLFLLGKQVHAYVRRTEEEIHVSVHNALITLYWKCGRVDEARKVFDNLAFKDLVSWNAVLSAYVGEGRINEAKLFFDEIPEKNSLAWTVMISGFAQNGKGEEALKLFNQMRLHGIELCDYAFAGAITSCAVLAALETGCQLHAQLIQRGFDSSLSSGNALITFYGRSGVIEAARTVFLTMPCVDLVSWNALIAALGQHGYGAQAIELFEQMLNEHITPDRISFLTVISACSHAGLVERGRHYFNIMHSVYKINPGEDHYARLIDLLSRAGRLLEAKDVIQTMPNKPGAPMWEALLAGCRTHRNVDLGVEAAEKLFELTPQHDGTYILLANTFAAAGRWDDAAKVRKLMRDQGVKKEPGCSWIKVENTVHVFLVDDTAHPEIQAVYNYLEELRLKMRKMGYVPDTQYVLQDMEAEQKEYAISTHSEKLAVVFGLLKLPRGATIRVFKNLRICGDCHNAIKFMSKVEAREIIVRDGNRFHHFRDGECSCRNYW, from the coding sequence ATGAAAAATGCGGCTACTGCCGTCAAAACGTCTTTGCAAAACCAATCAGACACTCGTACCATTGCCAACTTTTACGCAGCCCAGCTCCAACCTCTTTGCCGAGAGAAAAAGCATGCCAGCTCAGCTTTTGCTCTTGTTCGATCAATCCATGGCAACATGATTACCTCCGGATTCAGGCCACGAAGCCACATCCTTAATCGCTTAATCGACATTTACTGCAAAAATTCCGGTCTTGTTTATGCAAAGCGCCTGTTTGATAGAATTCCCCAACCAGATGTCGTGGCAAGAACAACAGTTATTGCTGCATACTCTGCTTCCGGGGACCCCAAGCTTGCAAGAGAGGTTTTTGATAAAACCCCATTAAGCATCCGCGACACTGTTTGTTACAACGCTATGATTACTGGCTATTCACATAACAATGATGGCCATGCTGCTATAAAACTATTTCTTGATATGAGGTGGAAAAGTTTTCAGCCTGATGAGTATACCTACACCTCGGTGCTTGCAGCTTTAGCCCTTATAGCTGATCATGAAATGCACTGCGGGCAGCTGCATTGTGCGGTTGTGAAGTCAGGCATGGCGTGGGTTAAGTGTGTTGTCAATGCACTTATATCAGTTTATGTAAAATGTGCTTCATCACCCATAGTGTCATCCGTGCTGTTGATGGATGCAGCAAGCAAGTTGTTTTATGAGATGCCAGAGCGGGATGACTTGTCCTGGACTACGATTATCACAGGGTATGTGAAGAATGATGACCTTGATGCTGCTCGGAAGGTGTTTGATGGTATGGATGAGAAGTTGCTTGTGGCGTGGAATGCAATGATCTCTGGGTATGTACATAAAGGTTTCATCTTCGAAGCATTAGACATGTTAAGGAAAATGCACTCAGCAGGGTTGAAGCCAGATGAGTTTACCTGCACTAGTATCCTCAGTGCTTGTGCCGATGCCGGATTGTTTCTTCTAGGAAAACAGGTGCATGCTTATGTTAGACGAACAGAAGAGGAAATTCATGTGTCTGTACATAACGCTTTAATAACATTATATTGGAAATGTGGTAGAGTCGATGAAGCAAGAAAAGTTTTTGATAATCTAGCCTTTAAGGACCTTGTTTCGTGGAATGCAGTTCTATCAGCATATGTAGGAGAAGGGCGGATTAATGAAGCTAAATTATTCTTTGATGAGATCCCAGAGAAGAATTCTCTTGCATGGACAGTAATGATATCAGGATTTGCACAAAATGGAAAAGGGGAAGAAGCTCTCAAACTGTTCAACCAAATGAGACTACACGGGATCGAGCTGTGTGACTATGCATTTGCAGGAGCTATTACATCTTGTGCAGTGCTTGCAGCACTAGAAACTGGATGCCAACTCCATGCTCAGCTTATCCAGCGTGGATTTGATTCAAGCCTTTCATCTGGAAATGCATTAATAACATTTTATGGAAGATCTGGGGTCATTGAAGCTGCACGTACCGTGTTTCTCACAATGCCTTGTGTAGATTTGGTTTCTTGGAATGCATTAATTGCTGCCTTGGGACAGCATGGATATGGTGCTCAAGCCATAGAACTTTTTGAACAGATGTTAAATGAACATATAACTCCTGATAGGATCAGCTTTCTCACAGTTATATCTGCTTGTAGTCATGCAGGATTGGTAGAAAGGGGACGACACTACTTTAATATAATGCATAGTGTTTACAAAATAAATCCAGGAGAAGATCACTATGCCCGTTTAATTGATTTGCTGTCTCGAGCTGGAAGGTTATTAGAAGCAAAAGATGTGATCCAGACTATGCCTAATAAACCTGGGGCACCCATGTGGGAAGCTCTTCTTGCTGGTTGCCGAACTCATAGGAACGTGGATTTGGGGGTTGAAGCAGCAGAAAAACTCTTTGAGTTGACGCCACAACATGATGGAACCTACATACTTTTGGCTAACACCTTTGCTGCTGCAGGCCGATGGGATGACGCTGCTAAGGTGCGAAAACTGATGAGAGACCAAGGGGTGAAAAAAGAGCCTGGATGTAGTTGGATTAAGGTTGAGAATACCGTTCATGTCTTTTTGGTGGATGATACCGCACATCCTGAAATTCAAGCAGTGTACAACTACCTGGAGGAGTTAAGACTGAAGATGAGGAAAATGGGATATGTTCCAGATACACAATATGTGTTGCAGGATATGGAGGCTGAGCAAAAGGAGTATGCTATATCAACTCATAGTGAAAAGCTGGCAGTTGTATTTGGGCTCTTGAAACTGCCTCGTGGAGCCACAATTAGGGTCTTCAAGAACCTACGGATTTGTGGTGACTGCCACAATGCGATTAAATTCATGTCGAAGGTTGAGGCAAGAGAAATCATCGTCAGAGATGGAAATAGGTTTCATCATTTCAGGGATGGTGAATGCTCATGTAGGAATTATTGGTGA